ttgtaaaatatattaactATCATCTTTAATGTCAAAATAGCTTAATGTTAGATTCAGTGGGGCATTTTGAAGGGGCCAAAATACTGGTCAGATGCCTTGCATAAACACTcaagtgtgtttgtttggaGGTGGGGATGGGGTGTTAggtttgtgtgcatgtttgtttgcACGAAATAGTGGTATGTAACTCTCAGTTATATGCATATGAGAATGTAGTCATTCTGAAATGGGAGCAAACAACAAATTTTTGTTTCAGTAACAAAAGTTATTTGATTAGAATAAGCTTTCCATTCTTTCATTGACAAAGTCATCTTTGTTCCAGTGGCAGTTCCTGGCTCGAGATGGAGGGGAGGTGAACCCAGAGGGGGATCCCACTTGGCTCCAGGATGAAGGTGAGATGAACTGAATACCAACAAGTTGATTCAGTTTTTGAGGGTCTCTGTCACAGATTGTTTCATTATAAGAAGATATGTACAATCTGACCCCGATTTCTCAAAATAAACTTAAGTCTCAGATTTGACTTAAGTTTTAGTTtgtactcaaatttgagtaaacacAGGACAATTCATTTCCTAGAATCAACTgaaatcaatattaaactcaaacacaGCAGATAAGTTCAGTTTGGCTGATAGATTAATTAAGTAGGTATGGGTTttcttattttaaaaatacagttgagttaaaattcagctgtttcattttgtcaaactcagtttgaaatttgagtaaaaacttaagtttgtttcgagaaatcggggcctgttGTTATTAATGAACACTGTTAAGTTCATTATTCTTGTCGACTTATCGATGTAGAATGTTTCCAATCCTTGGCAGGTTGAAGGATTGAAAAGTTGTGGGAACCAAACATACACAAACTAATCATTTAATGCTCTGCAGTAATATATAATCTTCAAGCATGTGAACATGTCAAACCATGAATGTTGAATCTGAAAGTCTGTGTCCAAACCATGGTTCTGTTGAACATCATGTTCAGATGGGTAtagtgtacatgtattatgTGGAATGTTAAGAAGATGAGCTTACAAAACGGCAGAACATCACTAAACTATAACTTTGGGCGAGTGAATAAAGTCATGGACTGTTTGATAATCTAGAGATGAAAAACATCATGTGtagtaaaaatattttgtggcCGTTGTAACAGCAATAAATGTTAATAGGGAGAAATCTGAATATACTACTGCATTTAAACTACTGATACCTCTCTACAGTTTGAAGCATAGCATTATTATTCTCATTACAATTGTATATTTCCCTACAGAACCTGACCCTGCCACAACAGACTGCTGGGCTCAGGGATCAGTACCGCGAACCTACCTGCCCCCTCCCACCCCAGTAATAGTAGAGGAAACACAGGAGCACCTAGAGGAGGAACTTGTACAGGCAGATCCAGAGGAAGCCAAGTAAACACAGCATTCAGTATATCACCCTCTCTTTGAGCTGGCAGAGTCACAACTGTGTCCTTAATTAAAATATTACAAGTCCTTTCTTAATATCTATAATCTGTGTATTATTATCCAATGGAATAATCAGTTTCAAAAGGGATGGGCTCTTTTTATCTAGCTATATTATGCACCAGTACAGTTTATTATGGTATTGAAACATGACtgtaaatgttaaggaaagttTTACCTTTTTAGCTAAAGAAAGAAtgctttaaataaaaaaaatgcttAGTATTTTGAGTACAGACTGATATCATATGTTGAAGTGACTGATAATAACAACTACttcttgtttcatgaaatgTGTGTACAACACCTTCACTGTCTCGCTGACATGACTCCTGACTGAGAAGCTCAACAATTATTAAGCAACACAGACAGTTAACCAGATGTGATGAATGGTAGATAACTGTTTGCTTCAGAGTCCAGATTGTGGACCCAGAGGAAGATCCTGAATTGCCTGATAAAGTGTCAGAACCCGATGAGAACCAAGCTGATGAAAGAACTGAAACTGAGGTTGGAACTGTTGAGAAGGTACGTATTTGTAGGTGTCATGTCGGAACTTCATTAAATCAATGTCAGGTCTATGTAGCATTATAAAAACATTATGTTTCAAAGTGTAATAATCTACAGTGTAGCACAGTTGTGTCGAAACTCTGATAACTTGATATCTCGGTTGTCTCAATATAACATCTCAGTCCCGGACAAATCCTTAATAATCTATCATTATTCAAGCCGATTTAACTTGATATGGATGTCACAATATTTGGATATCTCGATATAATTTCATGGTCCCAACAAGCTAAATTACCTCTGAACACGATATTTGCAACAAAACTTGATATTCACCTACCATTCATGGATACTGAGGTTGTTTCCAAACGTTTAGACATGATTGAGCATGAATGAAAGGGATGAGATAATGTAAACAAATTGTGGCCAATTGATTTGAAGGTGTcacttgtttgttatttaatcaGTATTAATTAAGAAGGAATTAATTAGAAAGTACTGACTGTTACGACTAAACATGGATAGTTTCATTATTGTTTTGAATCAAAACATACCAAGAACCCAATGAGGGTTTTGTGTAATCACATGACTAACATGTGATTGCCGAGTTGTTTCTAAATCTTGGACACTGTAACATGAGCTGTATCGTGTGTGATTGTGACCCCTGTGACTAAAATTATCTATCCTAATTAATATACACGAAATctacttttttgttttgttttctttcattttgataTGTGATTATATGCCCTGGTCAGATGTCTTGAAGTTCAGATAACTTGATATATTTTCTTGGTCCCATGAATATCGAGAGAACGGTGCTGgactgtatatatttgtgtagagAACTTCAGTTTAGATTACAAcagaatattatttttttacaaattacaaatatgttaAAGGATGAAAAAGTagaaaagaagaagaagtttAAGTTTAAGCGGTACCGGGGTCCAATAAAGTCTGCAGGAGTAAGCAAAATAACTGAGTCCCTGGAGGAGACAGAGATGAAGCTATACATGGATGAGATAGCAGGCTCCCTCCCATCGGAAGATCGCACCAGTGGAATGCTCATGCCTGCCTCATGTCACTCAATTCTCCGTGTAAGTTACATGTCAATTTCACTTTCCATAGCTCTCCGTCATACAATGTATTTGCAGTTTTGTACAGTAAATCATATTATGAATGTAATCATGCTACATTCACTGGAGACCTATGAAAGAAAGATGTCTCTCTAATTATACCTACAGTAAATATTGTATGACATATTAATCTCTTGTAAACATGAGTGATGTGTTCCTTGTGCACCATATTTTGATGTTGTGCTTGTTGTGTTTTAACATCCCTGCACTGTCATTAACTGCATGAAAATAAAGGTAATGTCTTTTGAAAACTGATCACACTTACAATTTGACAGGTGTCAATCACTGGCCATGTCAGTAGTTTTCATTGCAGCATTCCATGTTCAATGTtaaatacagccattgtctttgTAGTGGAGAGTTACATAACATATTGCAAGTATTAATGTTGCCAATTTCAGAGTAATACTGACGCCACATCAGCGCAGGTATACTATATGTAGAAAGACTTCAAACAACACCTATAATTTGGTAGACAATATTCTCATTAGATTAAACAGTTTACTTTACCACGAAGTGTGTAGATGATTTCACCTTTAAAGTTAAGATAATGGATGACAGTAGAATTGTCACATTTTGCAGATGCTTTAGAACTGAAACGTTTAGCATGAGATAGTAAATGTGTTTGCTACTGCTACTGGGCTTTTTATGTTGATAGAGCACTCACCAGTTCTCAGTGGCCCACAAAGAATGTTGATGGTTATTTCATTTACTGCAGTACTTAGAATTACAAGCAGCTCATGTGATATATGCATTCACATGTCATAGGTATAAATATTAAGCATGAATTGTTCTATAAATATTGACGCTGAAACTTGAGGAAAACTGTAAATTGTAGTACATTGCATGATCACATTTCTGTGTATGCATTAGATACCACCACCCACGTGCATCTATTGCTTACCACAACACCCCACCCCCTCGTCCCTCGATCCTCCCCTAGCCACACCCTACTGCTGCATGGTTTAAGTTATTTCAGCTCTTTGGCAGCTTGGCATGGTTTCTATTCTTATTGTTATTTGTCAAGTGGTAATTTTTCCATAAATACTGATTACATTTGTGAATAATTTCAACCAAATTATCATCAAATCTTTCTAATTGCTACCGCTAAGCAAAGATCCGAGGATATCCGATTATGGGTCATGTCAGAATGACCTTTCATCCAACCAATCAGAAAGCTGCTTACTTAATGACAGtcaaacatgttttgtaaatatgtaaccTTGAAATGGTTAGATGGTTTATTCCAAATGACAGTTGCTGGATTTGTGACTGAATCTATCAAAAACGTCATTTACGACATTTGAACAAAAGTGACTTAAAATTAGCATTTCTTATGACTTGTAGTTCTCTGCCAGCTGGGTAATGTAGATCACATTCCAGAGAATTCATTTGTTCAATTTTCAAATCTGAATGAAGAACtttataaaaatatgtttcaaagtgTAGTCCAGAAGAGAAGTCGCCAGTATGAACTGCTTTCTGGTTGGCTGACGTTGACTTTTTGTTTAGCATTGCTTTGACTAGTTGCTAAATCTTTGCAAAACGTCATGACCTGAAAAGAAGCATCCTTAGATATTTGTGTTGCAGTAGCAGCAACTAAGACTGGATTTGAatgataattttcattttttgggAATTACTAtactttttctttcatttcataCTAACCATTTTCTTCATACTAATTTCTGTTCTGGGAGAACTTTCACAAATGATCCTGAGTCCATGGTTTGTTACAAAATGTATAGTCATTTGTAGCTCTGACTgcaaaatgaaattttgaatatgtttgCATCTTTAAGGTAGTaatactgatatatatatatatactgaaattATATTCAAATTTGTATGTTCAAACTATAACCTGTGCAATTTAATGACCTTAcaaatatcagcaaacaattaGGACAAATACTAACATTAATTTTGATGCTTTTAGTTTTTTCATCGCTTTACGAAATGCCACATATCCATGTGACTACAGGTTCAAGCAGGTCGTCCCCCCGGGAACAAGGACGTTGTGTATGATGACATGGGAAATGTCATTGCCGTTGTCAAGCTAGACCCAGAGAAACTGCCTAATCATAGGTAAATTAACTCAACTTTCAGACTTGAACATTTCTGTAGTCATTCTTAGTGCCGtgtatgaaaacaaatttgtaactgttatgaattttcatatatttttatgtgaTGCTTGAAGAGCAGGATACACTTGTCCCAGTCATCTAAGACACTACCCTTGGCTGTGCAGAGTTATGCCTTATAGTAATGTCAGAATCCAGTCACTGTGGATTGTTACTTATGCTGTAGATGTACCTTTCAGTCATTTTCCATTGTGAATGTTTTCAGTGAATTGATCCAATTCTATATGTTTCTCTTTGTGCCACTTATGAAACCTACACCCTTTTTTGTATCTCCCAGAGTACGGATAAAGTACCAGGTGGTGGACCCTGCTACAGAGGCTGCTCAGGCTCGACTGGAAGCCATGAGACATGGTAAATATTCCGGGGGTCCACAGGTACCAACCATCAGACGAATCAAGTCACGAATCAAAGGCAGCACTGATGCAGCATCCATCTGTGAGTATCAGGTTCACTGTTAAAATAAGATTGGTGATTGTATGGTTTCAGTTACATTTACTTAAACTGATAGGTTCTTTCAACAACTTAGTGTTTATATGCTATATGATTGTCAGAATCACATGCATTTGACCTTCTTTCGCACTTATGTTGAGTAGAACAAATATGATATGTTCATATCTAACTCAAAAGTTATTTCAGAATATCATCTTGCTAATGGAAAAGTAggacttaaaggggcactgatgcggagcgaataatgtttctcgccaacggtcgaattacgaaaccaaaccgcaaattggtcagcgcccgctccttcgaccgtgacggacaaaggaactgggctcctgtccatattagcagaatttcttcacctaaacagtcaggaggtcggatgcccatcatatgccatttgtttaaaaatatccatggtattccttgtctgatcgtatccaaatatcccagcagtgtagttcttttcggatgcttggatggaatagttactgatccaatttgatcctatttctgtgtttttaacctcgatatttaatcatgttacatgaaaatatgatgtctacaggcacgtagcaagccatttgtttcagtacggaaggttgtaaagctttatatatataggtagttttgagtgttggttcagctgtgatagcaaatatcatacggaaattttggtagctatggtagctacaatggtttattatttatgataataaaaacacacagttgatttatttgaattcataaacaaaaaacgatgactttgcctttggtagagaaatctgaaaattttcttacgtaaaaaaacccttatttcacctatttacccaagtacacagcaaatgcctgtgtgtattccttatgtaacgaaattccgttggtatcctcaaaacagtttcggcccataagtgttgtcaggctgcatgcgacacagagattacatcttccttgctgtaactcgcgttggATGGTGTACACCtgcacgtgttatttgtcattatttctctggatggtcaattaatgaatttataacaggtataattagtagtaacaccacttcggttactcaacaaaggttcccatttggcatttctcctgtctggagtaaatactcaacattataaactaaggtctgtaatggcaaatgtattgtatgttatgtaatatgtgcatgtaagtgatgcaagagggtttatcagctgagttacaaaaacaaacatcgatcaaaggattaaccgataacacactgattgattaattacttttatcttctgacggatttgtcaaaaggcagtgtgtgtagatgactacaccctgtcgtaaagagtgagtgcaaaaacaacatcatcccttcaaagaattaaccacccttgcgttggttgattgattgctcattattggttaactaaattacttagaatagtggacatcatgcAATTagtttgccaggtgtgctatcttgggagaccaatgagagatttatctggttttcaccaacgaaagacgtgaaacgatgtgttactttttcgcaaactagacagttgtaagacacgcgacatagagcaggattatttaccagctgcagatgaatggaatacgatttcttttacgtggatattgatggatacattcctgaacaaggtagtagcctgacattgttgctataaaattagtctgtttgacattcattatttgcattttgttttaatttatttgttgtagcattcagcagaatctatatgacagaaaacacacactagatcgcgtatatgtgtgaaataggatccactttggcaatctatacaatgtataaatgttgctgttatgttagaaatttactatgagtataagcagatcgtgtgttcttttattaattttcagaatcatacaaatatgacaataaactaattagggttatgagacaaaatatagagatgtacattggcttcgttatttttctgtcctaatagttttttaccatttctaccactggcagatgattaaccttcaaagtgtttcatttgttttcctaatacatttgttatgaagtaaaaatgacttcacctaagttgatctgtctataattaaactatcaattgcgcttacggtatgcgcagcagaggtcacgaaccagtcacgaatgctgggatatcatccgggtactcacgggagaaaaacaataacaaaagtttacaccagtccacggaaattgctccgcatcagtgcccctttaaacaagTCACCTCAGTTGATATGTAAGATGTACCAGTATGTCAATACTATTTTCCAGCCAAATCCTCCAGTAAGACATCTCAACAGCCCACCATTGCTCCACTGCCACCTCCACTGGTGAGTTCCCTGTCACTGATAAAGTACATATAAAGTATCCAAGTATTTGTCTTCAGATGACATTCTTGTGCATGTATTATCTACAACACCATAACCATGGCATCATAGGATCCTTACAATTTTCAAACAGAAGTTgatgtagctgaaatactgaGGTGTGAAACCCTGACTCGGTTCATTAATAAATTAAATCAAGCTGATGTTCAGTTTAGAAGTTCCTGAACCTGTGGTCAGAAGGTTTGTTTCTGATGTACATTACCTCCATACGTGTTCCCAGATTGAGGCGATGGAGGTTGCAGCTGGGGTAACAGTAAAGGAAGGTGGACGGGTCAAGAAGGGGCCAAACAGGGTAAGGGCAAGTTATTTAATGGTTATGACAATGTATTTTACATTCCAGCAGAAACATGTCTTATTTCAGCATGTTCAAAAGTATGGTAGATCTAGAATGATACAAGCGttttacataaaacaaacaGCCTGAATGAAACCTTTTTGTAGCTGTAGTGATATACTGGTGATTGATGGTGGCAACTCATCACTGTTAACTTGTAATTGTTCCAGTATGTCAGGAAATCAGATGTCATGGAAGAGCATCAGAAAACACTCCGTCCAGTTGCATCAAGGATCCCAGCACAAGCCCTAGATGTCACCGATCTGCTGGATCGAACCACACCTGTCCTCCGACCTATCAGAGAATCACCCCCATTGCCTCCTATTGTCCCCCATCCCCCTACACACTCAAGGATAACTACATAATGTCAATTACAAAGCATGGTATGATCAAGTGTATATAAATCTAGACTTGGAATGTCATTATTTTCAACTGTGATAATTTCTTATTCATACCTGTACATACTTAATTGTAGATAAAAACATACATTAGACTAAATACTAGTATTGGAATATTTTGATATGTTCTCTGTATTTTATGTGAATGGTAAGAATATAGTACTCTTTCATCCATTTCATattctatagtctgtttgtgtTTAAAGTTCCCTTTGCATGGCACTGATACTTAGCGCTAATTGAACGTTTTTAGTTCGAATTTCAGTTTTGGTGTCAGGACACTATGTGTTTACTGCTCATTACTGTTTCTTACATgggaaatatgaaataaattctGTTGTTTTCTGACCACGATTGCCATTAATGTTCATACCTTGGGtctttgtaatatgtttcagGGCATGGGGGATGGAGTGTGGGTAAGAgttcctttggaaatgtatatttatatcagTGTGAAGATATTAAACTGC
The nucleotide sequence above comes from Haliotis asinina isolate JCU_RB_2024 chromosome 5, JCU_Hal_asi_v2, whole genome shotgun sequence. Encoded proteins:
- the LOC137283489 gene encoding uncharacterized protein C2orf81 homolog isoform X2, yielding MSRAAVSKSRADKGKPPAAQTPVITHEIVPGKFNDHDWNIMLDKDGTEDFILDIVDEVVDSTMDMIYKSYIEKQLLPFTISQAKDAILQIIDWQFLARDGGEVNPEGDPTWLQDEEPDPATTDCWAQGSVPRTYLPPPTPVIVEETQEHLEEELVQADPEEAKVQIVDPEEDPELPDKVSEPDENQADERTETEVGTVEKDEKVEKKKKFKFKRYRGPIKSAGVSKITESLEETEMKLYMDEIAGSLPSEDRTSGMLMPASCHSILRVQAGRPPGNKDVVYDDMGNVIAVVKLDPEKLPNHRVRIKYQVVDPATEAAQARLEAMRHGKYSGGPQVPTIRRIKSRIKGSTDAASISKSSSKTSQQPTIAPLPPPLIEAMEVAAGVTVKEGGRVKKGPNRYVRKSDVMEEHQKTLRPVASRIPAQALDVTDLLDRTTPVLRPIRESPPLPPIVPHPPTHSRITT
- the LOC137283489 gene encoding uncharacterized protein C2orf81 homolog isoform X1, producing MSRAAVSKSRADKGKPPAAQTPVITHEIVPGKFNDHDWNIMLDKDGTEDFILDIVDEVVDSTMDMIYKSYIEKQLLPFTISQAKDAILQIIDWQFLARDGGEVNPEGDPTWLQDEEPDPATTDCWAQGSVPRTYLPPPTPVIVEETQEHLEEELVQADPEEAKVQIVDPEEDPELPDKVSEPDENQADERTETEVGTVEKDEKVEKKKKFKFKRYRGPIKSAGVSKITESLEETEMKLYMDEIAGSLPSEDRTSGMLMPASCHSILRSNTDATSAQVQAGRPPGNKDVVYDDMGNVIAVVKLDPEKLPNHRVRIKYQVVDPATEAAQARLEAMRHGKYSGGPQVPTIRRIKSRIKGSTDAASISKSSSKTSQQPTIAPLPPPLIEAMEVAAGVTVKEGGRVKKGPNRYVRKSDVMEEHQKTLRPVASRIPAQALDVTDLLDRTTPVLRPIRESPPLPPIVPHPPTHSRITT